The Salvelinus fontinalis isolate EN_2023a chromosome 9, ASM2944872v1, whole genome shotgun sequence genome has a window encoding:
- the LOC129862615 gene encoding phospholipase A2 group XV-like — translation MGEMVPRGLTSPALFQLCLLLILVPYIKGRTFEKCLPGNTCRSEKPPVVLIPGDLGNQLEAKLDKPSVVHYICYKKTDVYFTLWLNLELLVPVAIDCWIDNMRLIYNRTTRQTEAPPGVDVRVPGFGKTFPLEYIDPSKGDIGMYFFTIVQALVDWGYTRDDDVRGAPYDWRKAPNENKAYFLRLQHMIEEMAMKARGPVVLMAHSMGNMYTLYFLNHQPQAWKDRYIKTFVSLGAPWAGVAKTLRVVASGDNNHIPVISSLKIRSQQRTAVSTTWLLPYAHSWPADKVLVQTTTTNYTVKDYQRFFKDIDFEDGWEMRQDTEPLVNALEPPGVAIHCLYGSGVPTAEGFLYTNSTDTDPTLILGDGDGTVNLLSATQCKRWIGHQTQPVHMLELEGNEHVAMLLNFTTVTYIKTVLLGP, via the exons ATGGGAGAAATGGTACCCCGTGGGTTGACTAGCCCAGCGCTCTTCCAGCTGTGTTTGTTGTTGATTTTGGTACCATACATCAAAGGCAGAACATTTGAGAAATGTCTCCCGGGCAATACATGTCGATCAGAAAAACCTCCAGTAGTCCTAA TTCCTGGGGACCTGGGGAACCAGCTGGAGGCCAAGCTGGACAAGCCCAGCGTGGTTCACTACATCTGTTACAAAAAGACTGACGTCTACTTCACATTATGGCTCAACCTGGAACTGCTGGTGCCGGTGGCCATTGACTGCTGGATTGACAACATGAG ATTGATTTATAACCGTACAACAAGGCAGACAGAAGCACCTCCGGGGGTAGATGTCAGAGTGCCTGGCTTTGGAAAGACCTTCCCTCTGGAATACATTGACCCTAGCAAGGGCGATATTG GTATGTATTTCTTCACCATAGTGCAGGCACTGGTGGATTGGGGATACACCAGAGATGACGATGTTCGAGGAGCTCCGTATGATTGGCGTAAAGCTCCAA ATGAGAACAAAGCCTACTTTTTGAGACTGCAACATATGATTGAGGAGATGGCCATGAAGGCTAGGGGTCCGGTTGTCCTGATGGCCCACAGCATGGGGAACATGTACACCCTGTATTTCCTGAACCATCAGCCCCAGGCCTGGAAGGATCGCTACATCAAGACCTTTGTGTCCCTGGGTGCACCTTGGGCTGGTGTGGCTAAAACCCTGAGAGTTGTGGCTTCTG GTGATAATAACCATATCCCAGTCATCAGTTCACTAAAGATCCGCTCACAGCAGCGCACTGCAGTCTCAACCACATGGCTGTTACCATACGCACATTCCTGGCCTGCTGACAAGGTGCTAGTCCAAACAACCACCACCAACTACACAGTGAAGGACTACCAACGCTTCTTCAAGGATATCGACTTTGAAGACGGCTGGGAGATGCGTCAAGACACTGAACCACTGGTCAATGCACTGGAGCCCCCTGGGGTGGCCATACACTGTCTTTATGGCAGCGGAGTGCCCACAGCGGAGGGTTTTCTCTACACCAACTCTACTGATACAGACCCCACTCTGATTCTCGGAGATGGGGATGGGACGGTCAACCTGCTGAGTGCCACCCAGTGCAAGCGTTGGATAGGCCACCAGACTCAGCCTGTCCATATGCTTGAACTGGAGGGGAATGAGCATGTGGCCATGTTGCTCAACTTTACCACAGTAACCTACATCAAGACTGTGCTCTTGGGCCCTTGA